The Celeribacter baekdonensis genomic interval CGCCCGCATCCACATCCCACATGACCCCGACATCTACGCCCAGCGAAACCTTGTAGAGCGGTTCTTCTGCCGCATGAAAGACATGCGAAGGCTAACAACGAGATACGAAAAGTTGAAACGCAACTTCCTGTCGATGGTCCATATCTTTGCAATCAGATGTTGGCTGAATTGAGTCCACACCCTAGTTCAGACCTCTGTAGGCTGGGAACGGGCGTTACGCGGCATTCTAGAACAATACCGAACAGCTTTGAGCCATGTTCTGTGCTCATATTCCCAAGTGTGATCATTCCCAAGTGTGATCAGTGCAATTTGAGCCGATGACGCTCAAATTGGGGGCTGTCCTCAGCGCCATATCGACAGTCTCTCTCTCGATATGTGGATCAAAAGGTTGCGCAGCAGATGTTCGTGGTCGGCAGGCCCCTGAGTGCGGTATCCGAGATGAGAAACTCACCCCCCCTCGCGCAAGCACGCCCAAACCCAGCCCCCCAAACCAAGCCCCCAACCCCAGCCGCAACGCCAGATTGTAGCCCATCCCCCTCACCTCACGCATTTTTCTGTCTTCAAAACGCGTTGACTGATTGCTCTCGCGTTCGTGACTCTCTAAAACATATGGTAATTCCGCCCCAAGACTCCCCTCTAAGGGAACCGGCGGATGTGACGCATACACGCATAGACCACGCACAAATCGGGAGGACCGCATGGCAGACGCAGCCATCCACGGCCACGAACATGGGGACAACCGGGGCTTTTTCACCCGTTGGTTCCTATCTACAAACCACAAAGACATTGGGATTCTGTACCTCTTCACGGCTGCCGTGGTGGGGTTCATTTCCGTCTGTTTCACCGTTTACATGCGCCTTGAGCTCATGGAACCGGGGGTTCAGTTCATGTGTCTCAACGAAGCTGGCGAGGCCGCAGCGCGGTTTGTGTCGGGCTTTGGCGCTGAGAACTGTGCGCCCAACGGCCACCTTTGGAACGTCATGATCACCTACCACGGTGTGTTGATGATGTTCTTCGTGGTGATTCCGGCGCTGTTTGGCGGTTTCGGCAACTACTTCATGCCGCTGCAAATCGGTGCCCCGGACATGGCCTTCCCGCGCCTCAACAACCTCTCCTACTGGCTCTATGTCTGTGGTGTGGCTTTGGGGATTGCGTCGCTGTTGTCTGTTGGCTCCGCCGATGGTCAAAACGGGGCTGGCGTGGGCTGGGTGCTTTATCCGCCGCTGTCGACCTCTTCGCCGGGTCACTCGATGGACCTCGCGATCTTTGCGGTTCACGTCTCTGGTGCCTCCTCGATCTTGGGCGCGATCAACATGATCACCACCATGCTCAACATGCGCGCGCCGGGCATGACCATGTTCAAAGTGCCGCTGTTCGCCTGGTCGATCTTTGTCACCTCCTGGCTGATCCTTTTGTCCCTGCCAGTTTTGGCGGGCGCGATCACCATGTTGCTCACAGACCGTAACTTTGGCACTTCCTTCTTCCAACCGGGCGGTGGCGGCGATCCGATCCTGTACCAGCACATCCTGTGGTTCTTCGGTCACCCCGAAGTGTACATCGTTGTTCTGCCGGGCTTTGGTTTGGTCTCCCACATCATCGCAACCTTCTCGAAGAAAGCCGTGTTTGGCTATCTTCCGATGGTTTGGGCGCTGATCGCGATTGGGGTTCTGGGCTTTGTTGTTTGGGCACACCACATGTACACTGTGGGTCTGTCGCTGACGCAGCAGTCCTACTTCATGATGGCCACCATGGTCATTGCGGTGCCGACAGGGGTGAAAATCTTCTCTTGGATCGCAACCATGTGGGGCGGCTCGATTGAGTTCAAAACACCGATGCTCTTTGCCTTCGGCTTCTTGATCCTCTTCACCATCGGTGGTGTGACCGGCATCGTTCTGTCGCAGGCTGGCATCGACCGCGCCTACCATGACACCTACTATGTTGTGGCGCACTTCCACTACACCATGTCGATGGGGGCGGCCTTTACCATCTTTGCGGGGATTTACTTCTACATCGGCAAAATGTCCGGGCGTCAGTACCCGGAATGGGCGGGCAAGCTGCACTTCTGGATGTTCTTTGTCGGCGTCAACCTGACCTTCTTCCCACAGCACTTCCTGGGTCGTCAGGGCATGCCGCGTCGTTACATCGACTACCCGGAAGCCTTCGCCTATTGGAACAAGATCTCGTCTTACGGCGCACTTCTGTCCTTCGCTTCGTTCATTCTGTTCATCGGCATTGTGTTCTACACCCTGCTGGCCGGTCGCCGCGTGACCGAGAACAACTACTGGAACGAATACGCAGACACGCTTGAGTGGACCCTGCCCTGCCCGCCGCCGGAGCATACGTTTGAAACGCTCCCGAAGCAGGAAGACTGGGATCACCAGCATTCGCACTAAGCCGCGCTGACGGATCAAAACAACAAAGGCCCCACCTCCTCGGTGGGGCCTTTTCTTTGAGGGTTTGCGCACGGTAAAGACCGTTGAGGTCACACATCAGGGGGCTTTGCAGGCCGCACCATGCCGCATAGACTGGCCGGAACACACATAAGAAACGCACATGCCCTATCAATGGACCCCGGATCATCGCAACCTGCCGCAGCGGGCCGCATTGGATGACGCACCTTTGGTGCGGCTTGACCTGTGGCCGCATCGCAGCCTCAAGGGCAAAGGCTTTTCCGCCACCATTTGGCTGATGTTTTTCGGCGGATTGATCCCGGTTGTGCCCTTTATCGGGACGGTTGCGTTTTGGATTTTGCTGATCTTTATGATGACGGCGCTGTCAGCGCTTTGGCTGGCGCTGAGGCGGTCAGATCGCGATCAGCTGCGCGAAGAGCTTTTGATCTGGCCGGATCGTATCGCGCTGACCCATTGGCCCGCCAAGGGCAAAGCGATGACCTGGGAGGCGAACCCCTATTGGGTGAAACTGTCGTTGCACCCGACGGAGGGGAAGGTCGAGCAATACCTGACGCTGAAAGGCGGCGGTCCAGCACAAACACGCGAAGTGGAGCTTGGGGCCTTTTTGACGCCCGAAGAACGCACGCACCTGCGCGATGATCTTGCGCTGGTTTTAGGGCAACTTAAGGACAGACCACGCCACACATCATAAGCCAAACGAAAAAGGCCGCCCAAAAGAGCGGCCTTTTCAACGATAGAGCCCTAGGGGTTTATCCCAATTTGGCTTTGATCTGTGCACCCACCGCGCCAAAATCCATCTGGCCGGTGTATTTCGTTTTCAAAGCGCCCATCACCTTGCCCATGTCGCGGATACTCTCCGCGCTGGTCTCAGAAATGGCATCAGAAATGGCCTGAGCCACCTCACCCTCTGACAACTGACGCGGCAAAAACTCTTCGATCACAGTGATCTCAGAACGCTCCTTTGCCGCCAGTTCAAGCCGCGCGCCTTCTTCAAACGCTTTGGCGCTTTCTTGGCGTTGCTTGACCATTTTGCCAAGAATACCAAGCACATCCGCGTCAGACACGCATTCTTCTTTGCCCTCACCCCGAGCCGCGATTTCGCGATCCTTGATGGCCGCATTGATCAGACGCAAGGTGGACAAGCGTTCGCTGTCCTTGTCTTTCATCGCCGTTTTCAATGCCGCGTTGAGCCGGTTCCGCATATCCATATGGGCCTCATCCCTCATGATGTCGCAAGTGGACAACATAGCGAAAGACGCCGCCGGTCTCAACCGTTGATAATTTCCGTAACCCATTGAAAACGCTACGTTACATAAAGTGACCGAAAATCCACCACCCGACCTTGACGCCGCCTGCCCCTTTCCTTAGGTTCCGGTGAATTTTGCCCACATCAGGAGAGTCGTGCCATGGCATCTGGTCAGTCGTCCGAGAAACCAACCGCGTGTCTGGCATTGGCCGATGGCACACTCTTTTACGGCAAGGGGTTCGGGGCCACCGGAACCACCACCGCAGAGCTGTGTTTCAACACCGCCATGACGGGCTACCAAGAGATCATGACCGACCCATCTTATGCCGGTCAGATCGTCACCTTCACCTTCCCGCATGTTGGCAACACCGGCGTGAACGCCGAGGATGACGAGACCGCCGATCCGGTCGCTGCGGGCATGATCGTCAAATGGGACCCGACAGAGCCGTCCAACTGGCGCGCGCAAGAAGAGCTCGGCCCTTGGCTTGAAAAACGTGGTCGCATTGGCATGGGCGGGATCGACACCCGCCGCCTGACCCGCGCCATCCGCCAACAAGGCGCACCACATGTCGCCTTTGCCCACGATCCCGAGGGCAATTTCGACATCGAAGCTCTGGTCAAACAGGCGCGCGCGTTCTCCGGTCTGGTCGGGCTTGATCTGGCCAAAGACGTCACCTGCGCACAGTCTTATCAGTGGGATGAGATGCGGTGGGCCTGGCCGGATGGATTTCCGAAACGGGACGGTAAAGGCCATAAAGTCGTGGCCATTGATTTCGGTGCGAAACGCAACATCCTGCGCTGTTTGGCCTCGGCGGGTTGTGACGTCACCGTCCTGCCCGCCTCTGCCACCGCTGAGGAGGTCTTGGCCCATGCGCCCGACGGCGTGTTCCTGTCCAACGGCCCCGGCGATCCGGCGGCCACAGGCACCTATGCCGTGCCGATGATCAAAGGCGTTTTGGCCGCCGATCTTCCGGTGTTTGGCATCTGTTTGGGGCACCAAATGTTGGCCCTCGCTTTGGGTGCCAAAACAATCAAAATGAACCACGGCCACCACGGGGCAAACCATCCGGTGAAGGATCTCGACACCGGCAAGGTTGAAATCACCTCGATGAACCACGGCTTTACGGTGGATGCGCAGAGCCTGCCCAAAGGCGTGAAAGAGACCCATGTGTCGCTGTTCGATGGCTCCAATTGTGGCATCGCGGTTGAGGATAAACCGATCTTTTCGGTGCAATACCACCCCGAAGCCAGCCCCGGCCCGATGGACAGCTACTACCTGTTTGAACGGTTTGCGACGGCAATGGCGGCTCGCGCGACCGCCTGATCCATTCAGATTACGTTACGGAAAGGCGGGGTTTTCCCCGCCTTTTTGCATGTATTTACCACATTTAAAGCCTTGGTTAATGCCTTGTTAACCTTGACGGATCAATCTTATCCACAGAGGTCTGGGGACAAACCCCAGCCATTGGGACAGTTGCGTCAGGGTGAAAATTTAGATGTCGTATGTCAGACATCCCCACTTTCCACAACCAAAGCTCCATACGGCCCGCGCGCCCGTGGACCATGAGGTCTTGGACGCACAAACCACGCCCCCGATTGGCCCCCACGCTCCCACGCGCAGTCCCATTGGTCAGATCCTCGTCAATATGGGCGCGTTGGACCCGGGCGATCTGGTCCGCGCTGCGGCTATGCGCCAACGCGAAGATGCACGCATCGGCGACATCCTTTTGGCCCACGGCATGGTCGATGAACCCACACTCTACCGCGCCTTGGCCCAGCAACATCATGCCACCGTCGCCGATTTTGATAAAACCGCGCCGGACGTGCGACTGATTGATCGTCTGGGCGCGGATGAATGCCTGCGCCGGGGGCTTTTGCCATGGTGTCAGGTCGGCGGCACGGTGATCATCGCCTCATGTCGCCCCGAACAATTCGAAGACCTGCGCCCGCGTCTCAGCGCACTGTTTGGTCCGGTCCGCATGGCCGTGGCCTCAGAAACGGCGATGCACGAGGCGCTCCTGCGTTCGCGTCAACGCAAACTCGCGCTATCGGCGGAAACCCGTGTGGCGGCGCATGAAAGCTGTCGCGAAATGGACATTCGCAAACTGACGCGGATGATGTCGTCTTTGGCGGTTTTGGGCCTCATACTGGCGCTGTTGTCGCCGATGAGCGCTGCGATCCTGTTGACCGCATGGGCGGTGTTGACCCTTGTCGTCTCCACCGGCCTCAAAATCGCCGCCACCTTTGCACAGGCCAGCACCGCGCGCACCCGCCAAAGCACGTTTAGCAGTCGCCGCACCAAAACCGCCCTGCCCACCGTGTCGATCATGCTGCCCCTGTTCAAAGAGCGCGAGGTCGCGACGCGGCTGATCAAACGGGTGTCGCGGCTGACCTATCCGCGCGAACTTTTGGACATTTGTCTTGTGGTCGAAGAAGATGATACCGTCACCCAAGACGCCATTGCCAGCACGGATTTGCCGCGTTGGATGCGGCAAATCATCGTGCCACGCGGCGGGGTCAAAACCAAACCACGGGCGATGAATTTTGCCCTCGATTTCTGTCGCGGCTCGATCATTGGCATCTATGACGCCGAGGATGCGCCCGAGCCGGAACAAATTCACAAAGTCGTCGCCCATTTCGCCCAAACCGGACCAGAAGTGGCCTGTGTTCAGGGCATTTTGGATTTTTACAACGCCCGTACCAATTGGTTGTCGCGCTGTTTCACCGTCGAATACGCGACATGGTTTCGGGTGATTTTGCCCGGCTATGAGCGCATGGGGCTGGCCGTCCCTTTGGGCGGCACCACGTTGTTTTTCCGCCGCGAGACGATTGAGGAACTGGGCGGATGGGACGCGCATAACGTGACTGAGGATGCCGATCTGGGCATCCGTTTGGCGCGCCATGGCTACCGCACCGAATTGTTGCACACGGTGACAGAGGAAGAGGCCAATTGTCGCCTCTGGCCCTGGGTCAAACAGCGCTCTCGCTGGCTCAAAGGCTACGCGATGACCTATGCGATGCATATGCAAAACCCGAGAGCGCTCTGGCGTGACCTCGGCGCATGGCGGTTTTTCGGGGTTCAGGCGCTGTTTCTGGGCGCCTTGTCGCAATTTGTGCTGGCGCCGTTCCTGTGGTCGTTCTGGCTGTTCCCCTTGGGCCTCCCGCATCCGATGCGCGCGATCTTACCGCATGACGTCTTGGTCGTATTGGGGACGATTTTCCTTCTGTCCGAAGTGGTGACTGTGGCGGTGGGCATGGCGGCGACCTCGACCCCGAAACACAAATGGCTTTGGCTTTGGGTGCCGACGCTGCATTTCTATTATCCACTGGCCACTCTGGCGGCGCTCAAAGGCCTGTGGGAGATGGTGACCAAGCCCTATTATTGGGACAAAACCGCCCATGGCGTGCATGATTTGGGATTCCATGAGGATGAGCCAGACACCGCATCAGCACCAAACTCAGCGCCCTCCCCGATGTCGTCACAGCCCCGCCCCGCCCCTTTGGTGCTGGGCACCGATCAACGCATCGCTGCAAGCCCCTCGAGTGCCGCCACCCCGCAAAAACCCGCCACCCCATTGATCCTCTATCCCGCCGCCAAACCCAGACAGAACAGCCATGAGAGCGGTGCAGATCGCGTTCGGGCCTTTGGCGAAGCGACCAGTGCCTTTGTGTTTGAGCGCCTTGAACAGGATGCGTCGGGATCGGTGCCCAAGCCGGGGCGGCGTTTGACCTTTGGTCTTGATCTTGAAGCCGCGCCCAACACCCCCGCATTGCGGCGTGCGCTTGAGGCGGCGGCGGTGGCGTTTGACCCCGACCGTCTACGCCCCGCGCCGAAGCCAGACCCAAAAACCATGCGTCCACCTCCGCCCGAAACCACCATCCCACTGCCGCATCAAATCAAAGACCCGAGCCCGCGCCTCCCGGTCAATACACCAAACGCGCCCGAATGGGCGCATATGGCCGCGTTTGTTGAGGTGCCCGAGTTTCTTCCAACCGCCCCCATCGAAGAGCCGCATCGTTTGAGCGGAACCTCTGGGAAACTCGGGGAGGCGTGAGGTTTAACGGACCTTATCGGCGTCGATTTTCAGGCGCGTCACAAAGGCCTTGGAAATATGCTCTGACAGCGCCTTGTGCGCGCGATCGCCATCGCGCGCTTCAATCGCTGAGACGATCTGATCATGTTCTTTGATCGCCTCTTCGCCCCGGCCTTCGGCGGCCAAAGAGGTGGTGGCGAGCAGGGCCATGGAGCGGTGCACCAAATCAAGCTGTTGCACCAGGTAGCGGTTGTGCGAGGCGAGGTGGATTTGTTTGTGAAACCGGCGATTGGCGCGCGACATGGCGTCGGGTTTGCCGATCAGGCCGCGGTCCTCTTCGACCATATCACGCAACACACGCACCTCCTCAGAGGTGGCATGACGCGCCGCAAGACGGGCCGCAAGCCCTTCAAGTTCGGTGCGCACAACGTAGAGATCCGCCATCTGATTGTGATCCAAAGAGGCGACAATCAGTGAACGCCCATCCCGCGTCAGCATGGATTGGGTCTCAAGCCGCTGTAACGCCTCGCGGATCGGAGTGCGCGACACGCCAAAGCGTTCGGCCAGCTCACTTTCAACAAGCCGGTCGCCGGGGCGATACACCCCGGTGTCGATGGCATCCAGGATCAGCCCATAAGCGTCCTTTTGCCCAGCGCGCGGATCTTTCATCTTGTGCCTCTCAGGTCAACAGGGGGAGACCATAGACAGCCCTGCCCCCCACGATCAAGCGCTAACATTGCCGCAACGCGGCCAAATTCAAGAACACCGTGTCGAAACATCCGCCAACCTCGCTCTGCGTTCAACACCACGTCCCGCCTTGCGTCGCTGTCGCTCTTTGCCTAACACGATGCCATGGTATCTGATCAATTCTCTCACGTGAACACATGGGTCTTTGACCTCGACAATACGCTTTACCCGCCAGAGGCCGCGCTTTTTGCCCAGATCGAGGTCAAAATGACCGATTGGGTGGCACGCGAATTGGGCGTGAGTTTAGAGGCGGCCAATGCGTTGCGCAGCGCCTATTGGCGCGATTATGGCACCACACTGTCGGGGATGATGGCCAAACATGGCACCGACCCATTGCCCTATCTCAGCTACGTGCATGACATCGACTTTTCCGGCCTGCAGCTTGATGCCGAACTCAAAGCGGCGATCACCGCCCTGCCCGGCCGCAAAATTGTCTACACCAACGGCTCCGCCCCCTATGCCGAACGGGTGTTGGAGGCGCGCGGCTTGACCGGAATTTTCAACGCCGTCTACGGCATTGAACACGCTAAATTTCATCCCAAACCTCTGGCCGAAGCCTTTGACACCGTGCTGGCCCTCGACGGGATCACGCCCAACACGGCGGCGATGTTCGAAGACGATCCGCGCAACCTCAAAGTCCCGCATGATCTGGGGATGAAGACCGTCTATGTCGCCGCCGCACCGCTTGATCCGCCCGCGCCTCATATCCATCACCACACCGACAATCTGTCGGCGTTTTTGCGCGCGCTGATCGGCTGAGACGTGGTAAAATCACAAGATTGACAGGATCGCGACAGCCCGCCCGCCTGCGCGCTTCTGTCGCCGTGACGGATGGGTCCGAACGCCCTATCTGACAGCGTAACAAGAAACGCACAGCCCGGAGACCGCACATGTCACAAGCAACCGCAGACCAAGCCACGTCCAAGTCCCACCACGAAGATGGTGTCGCCTCCACCCGTGGCGTCGTTCTTTTCCTTCTTGCCGTTCTCGTCGTGATCGCAGCGGTCATTTTTGGCATGTTCGCCATCGGCCCTTGGGTGCTTGGCGTCACTGCGCTGGCCACGGTTCCGGTGATCTATATCGTGATGGTCGTCCTCACGATGGGCCAATAATAGGCCGAACACGCCTCTTTGGTGGCTCTTTGGTGGCTCTGCCCCCCTGAGACAGCCTGTCCCTTGGACAATCCCCGCCTTTGCGCCTATCTCTTGGCCATGCCCAAAGAGTGGAAGCAAAGGAGATGATCATGGCGAACCAACCCCTCACGCTTGCACAGCGTGAAACCGTGGATGTTTTGGTCTCAGGCGGCGGCATCGCCGGGATGATTGCAGCGGCCGCGTTTGGGGCCTCTGGGTTCAAAACCCTGATGATCGACCCGACCCCGCCGATCACCAGCGGCACAGAGGACCGATCCGATCTGCGCTCCACCGCGTTTTTGCGCCCCGCGCGCGATCTCTTTGCCCGCATTGGCATTTGGGAGGCGCTTGCCCCCCACGC includes:
- a CDS encoding GatB/YqeY domain-containing protein → MDMRNRLNAALKTAMKDKDSERLSTLRLINAAIKDREIAARGEGKEECVSDADVLGILGKMVKQRQESAKAFEEGARLELAAKERSEITVIEEFLPRQLSEGEVAQAISDAISETSAESIRDMGKVMGALKTKYTGQMDFGAVGAQIKAKLG
- a CDS encoding DUF2244 domain-containing protein — protein: MPYQWTPDHRNLPQRAALDDAPLVRLDLWPHRSLKGKGFSATIWLMFFGGLIPVVPFIGTVAFWILLIFMMTALSALWLALRRSDRDQLREELLIWPDRIALTHWPAKGKAMTWEANPYWVKLSLHPTEGKVEQYLTLKGGGPAQTREVELGAFLTPEERTHLRDDLALVLGQLKDRPRHTS
- a CDS encoding cytochrome c oxidase subunit I, which encodes MADAAIHGHEHGDNRGFFTRWFLSTNHKDIGILYLFTAAVVGFISVCFTVYMRLELMEPGVQFMCLNEAGEAAARFVSGFGAENCAPNGHLWNVMITYHGVLMMFFVVIPALFGGFGNYFMPLQIGAPDMAFPRLNNLSYWLYVCGVALGIASLLSVGSADGQNGAGVGWVLYPPLSTSSPGHSMDLAIFAVHVSGASSILGAINMITTMLNMRAPGMTMFKVPLFAWSIFVTSWLILLSLPVLAGAITMLLTDRNFGTSFFQPGGGGDPILYQHILWFFGHPEVYIVVLPGFGLVSHIIATFSKKAVFGYLPMVWALIAIGVLGFVVWAHHMYTVGLSLTQQSYFMMATMVIAVPTGVKIFSWIATMWGGSIEFKTPMLFAFGFLILFTIGGVTGIVLSQAGIDRAYHDTYYVVAHFHYTMSMGAAFTIFAGIYFYIGKMSGRQYPEWAGKLHFWMFFVGVNLTFFPQHFLGRQGMPRRYIDYPEAFAYWNKISSYGALLSFASFILFIGIVFYTLLAGRRVTENNYWNEYADTLEWTLPCPPPEHTFETLPKQEDWDHQHSH
- a CDS encoding GntR family transcriptional regulator — its product is MKDPRAGQKDAYGLILDAIDTGVYRPGDRLVESELAERFGVSRTPIREALQRLETQSMLTRDGRSLIVASLDHNQMADLYVVRTELEGLAARLAARHATSEEVRVLRDMVEEDRGLIGKPDAMSRANRRFHKQIHLASHNRYLVQQLDLVHRSMALLATTSLAAEGRGEEAIKEHDQIVSAIEARDGDRAHKALSEHISKAFVTRLKIDADKVR
- a CDS encoding pyrimidine 5'-nucleotidase; its protein translation is MVSDQFSHVNTWVFDLDNTLYPPEAALFAQIEVKMTDWVARELGVSLEAANALRSAYWRDYGTTLSGMMAKHGTDPLPYLSYVHDIDFSGLQLDAELKAAITALPGRKIVYTNGSAPYAERVLEARGLTGIFNAVYGIEHAKFHPKPLAEAFDTVLALDGITPNTAAMFEDDPRNLKVPHDLGMKTVYVAAAPLDPPAPHIHHHTDNLSAFLRALIG
- the carA gene encoding glutamine-hydrolyzing carbamoyl-phosphate synthase small subunit — encoded protein: MASGQSSEKPTACLALADGTLFYGKGFGATGTTTAELCFNTAMTGYQEIMTDPSYAGQIVTFTFPHVGNTGVNAEDDETADPVAAGMIVKWDPTEPSNWRAQEELGPWLEKRGRIGMGGIDTRRLTRAIRQQGAPHVAFAHDPEGNFDIEALVKQARAFSGLVGLDLAKDVTCAQSYQWDEMRWAWPDGFPKRDGKGHKVVAIDFGAKRNILRCLASAGCDVTVLPASATAEEVLAHAPDGVFLSNGPGDPAATGTYAVPMIKGVLAADLPVFGICLGHQMLALALGAKTIKMNHGHHGANHPVKDLDTGKVEITSMNHGFTVDAQSLPKGVKETHVSLFDGSNCGIAVEDKPIFSVQYHPEASPGPMDSYYLFERFATAMAARATA
- a CDS encoding glycosyltransferase family 2 protein; the encoded protein is MDHEVLDAQTTPPIGPHAPTRSPIGQILVNMGALDPGDLVRAAAMRQREDARIGDILLAHGMVDEPTLYRALAQQHHATVADFDKTAPDVRLIDRLGADECLRRGLLPWCQVGGTVIIASCRPEQFEDLRPRLSALFGPVRMAVASETAMHEALLRSRQRKLALSAETRVAAHESCREMDIRKLTRMMSSLAVLGLILALLSPMSAAILLTAWAVLTLVVSTGLKIAATFAQASTARTRQSTFSSRRTKTALPTVSIMLPLFKEREVATRLIKRVSRLTYPRELLDICLVVEEDDTVTQDAIASTDLPRWMRQIIVPRGGVKTKPRAMNFALDFCRGSIIGIYDAEDAPEPEQIHKVVAHFAQTGPEVACVQGILDFYNARTNWLSRCFTVEYATWFRVILPGYERMGLAVPLGGTTLFFRRETIEELGGWDAHNVTEDADLGIRLARHGYRTELLHTVTEEEANCRLWPWVKQRSRWLKGYAMTYAMHMQNPRALWRDLGAWRFFGVQALFLGALSQFVLAPFLWSFWLFPLGLPHPMRAILPHDVLVVLGTIFLLSEVVTVAVGMAATSTPKHKWLWLWVPTLHFYYPLATLAALKGLWEMVTKPYYWDKTAHGVHDLGFHEDEPDTASAPNSAPSPMSSQPRPAPLVLGTDQRIAASPSSAATPQKPATPLILYPAAKPRQNSHESGADRVRAFGEATSAFVFERLEQDASGSVPKPGRRLTFGLDLEAAPNTPALRRALEAAAVAFDPDRLRPAPKPDPKTMRPPPPETTIPLPHQIKDPSPRLPVNTPNAPEWAHMAAFVEVPEFLPTAPIEEPHRLSGTSGKLGEA